Within Schaalia sp. HMT-172, the genomic segment CACCCACCAGGATGAAGCCCGCGCCCCAGATGACGGATCCGAGCGTGTTAAACAGCACGAACTTCGGGTAGGGGTAGCGGGCCATGCCGGCGGCGAGCGGAATGAAGGTGCGCACGAAGGGGATGAAGCGCCCGATGACGAGGGAGCGACCGCCGTAGTTCGTGAAGTAGTGCTCCGCCTTCTCCAGGTGCTCGGTCTTGAGGATGCGGGCGTTCGGCTTGAAGAAGCGGCGCCCCCACTTGGCGCCCAGGAAGTAGCCGATTTGCGCGCCGACGAAGGCGGCGACGACGACCATGAGGATCAGGGTCGGCAGGTGCAGGCCCAGGCGGTCATGCAGCAGGCCGGCCGTGAACAGCAGGGATTCGCCGGGCAGCACGGGGAAAAGCACGCCGGATTCGATGAGGACGATGAGCATCGTTCCCCACAGGACCCACGGCCCCATGGCGACAAGCAGAGTCTCAGGATTCTTAAACCACTCGA encodes:
- a CDS encoding DedA family protein; the encoded protein is MLSTVIEWFKNPETLLVAMGPWVLWGTMLIVLIESGVLFPVLPGESLLFTAGLLHDRLGLHLPTLILMVVVAAFVGAQIGYFLGAKWGRRFFKPNARILKTEHLEKAEHYFTNYGGRSLVIGRFIPFVRTFIPLAAGMARYPYPKFVLFNTLGSVIWGAGFILVGALLGNVPFVHDNLTLILAVIILASVLPVIIEMVGKRRAGADKE